Proteins encoded in a region of the Zea mays cultivar B73 chromosome 2, Zm-B73-REFERENCE-NAM-5.0, whole genome shotgun sequence genome:
- the LOC100383355 gene encoding uncharacterized protein isoform X1, with amino-acid sequence MSQLKNPKTAKKGEETTVAKSEKRGQESKTNAKKKILGRSRKCAHAEPDGENRNGCSSTDADENSLAETAASDQERKVVLQELRIEVDTSRADNSNDNKENLSSAPSDEEALNNSHSENENRQLENNENVPLNENVALKVAKLQSKVHQEQPGKLKKTTNPRPFRLRTDERGVLKEAKPEKRQPFTENNSTAVLKDANRGVTKKRSTQIVTAQQLDESSSRPAVNSIQCRAVKPERVSRVASSTRRAKTASDLMAPSSRTGKKRKAATVKLSRIQTPAA; translated from the exons ATGTCTCAGCTGAAGAATCCGAAGACTGCCAAGAAAGGCGAGGAGACCACGGTGGCCAAGAGCGAGAAGCGGGGGCAAGAATCTAAGACGAATGCCAAGAAGAAAATCTTAGGACGCTCACGGAAGTGTGCCCATGCCGAACCTGATGGGGAGAACCGAAACGGTTGCAGCAGCACTGATGCAGACGAGAACTCACTTGCAGAAACTGCTGCCTCCGATCAGGAGAGGAAGGTGGTGCTGCAGGAATTGAGAATCGAGGTGGATACATCACGAGCTGACAATTCCAATGACAACAAGGAGAATCTGTCGAGTGCTCCGAGTGATGAAGAAGCATTGAACAATTCACATTCTGAAAATGAAAACAGACAGTTGGAGAACAATGAGAACGTTCCTCTGAACGAGAATGTTGCTCTGAAG GTGGCTAAACTGCAGAGCAAAGTGCATCAAGAGCAACCAGGAAAGCTCAAGAAAACTACCAACCCTAGGCCATTCAGGCTAAGGACTGAT GAAAGAGGAGTGCTTAAAGAAGCAAAACCAGAGAAAAGGCAGCCGTTCACTGAGAATAATTCCACGGCAGTACTCAAGGATGCAAACAGAGGAGTGACG AAGAAACGAAGCACCCAGATTGTAACGGCTCAGCAGCTCGATGAGTCCAGCTCCAGGCCGGCCGTCAACAGCATCCAATGCAGAGCTGTGAAACCGGAGAGGGTTTCTAGGGTTGCATCATCAACACGAAGAGCCAAAACAGCAAG TGACCTTATGGCACCTTCTTCCCGGACTGGGAAGAAGAGGAAGGCGGCTACGGTGAAGCTGTCGAGGATCCAAACACCAGCTGCTTGA